In the Castor canadensis chromosome 1, mCasCan1.hap1v2, whole genome shotgun sequence genome, CAGACATGGCAGTATTTGGCAGGGAAAATGTGGGCATATGTTTTTACTTCTGCATTAAGGAAAAGCAAACATTTCCCGATATATAAAAACAACCAAATCCCAAACacagttatttcaaaattaaatatactGCTTTATGCTAAACAAAAGCTAAGCAAATATAGAGAAAAACTTGGCAAAATGTGAGATTCAGGTGATTTGCTTTATCTCTCTGTCCTTTACTTCCTTATCTGAAGTGAATAAATGGGGTATAATACTGAGGCAAGATAACCAAAATAGACATACCCCACACTTTTAAACTTGCACACCAATCAACagcaagaaatatttttcaaatttcagctACCAGAATTATTCAATTGTTCTAAGTTAGAAATAATTGCTTATTATCCTTTTTATGTGTTCTCCAGgtaatttaattttctcttgggAACATAACCTCACTAACTCATTCCATGGAAATTATTTTCTGGGGCCTTTCTCAGAACCCAGAAGTTGAAAATGTCTGTTTCATGgtattttcattcttctacacAGTCGTTCTTCTCAGAAACCTTTTCATCATAATGACAGTTGGCATGGCTAACCTATTCAAGTCTCCCAAGTATTTCTTTCTTAACTTCTTGTCTTTTGTGGACATCTGTTATTCTACAATTACAGCACCCAAGATGATTGTTGATCtattagtgaaaaataaaaccatctccTATTTGAGTAACATGTTGCAGCTTTTGGGGATGCATTTCTTTGGTTACACTGAGATCTTCATTCTTACTGTCATGACCTATGATCgctttgtggccatctgtaaaCCTCTACATTATATGGCCATCATGGACCAGGAGAAATGCAATAAAATGTTGCTGGAGACATGGGTGGGTGGGTTCTTTCACTCTATTATCCAAGTGGCTCTGGTTATCCAGCTCCCATTTTGTGGACCC is a window encoding:
- the LOC109676657 gene encoding olfactory receptor 4S2-like is translated as MVFSFFYTVVLLRNLFIIMTVGMANLFKSPKYFFLNFLSFVDICYSTITAPKMIVDLLVKNKTISYLSNMLQLLGMHFFGYTEIFILTVMTYDRFVAICKPLHYMAIMDQEKCNKMLLETWVGGFFHSIIQVALVIQLPFCGPNEIDHYFFDVHSVLKLACTDTYVVGVVVTANSGTIALGSFVILLISYTIILAFLRKQSVEGRRKALSTCDSHITVVIIFFRPCTFMYMRPDTTFSEDKMVAVFYIIITPMLNPLTYTQKCRSKEYNEETVG